In Brachypodium distachyon strain Bd21 chromosome 2, Brachypodium_distachyon_v3.0, whole genome shotgun sequence, one genomic interval encodes:
- the LOC100834905 gene encoding fructose-bisphosphate aldolase 1, chloroplastic, with protein sequence MAMVTAKLSSPAASWLTGGRTHRSAPTRRATLVRAAAGSYADELVSTAKSVASPGRGILAIDESNATCGKRLASIGLDNTEVNRQAYRQLLLTTAGLGEYISGAILFEETLYQSTTDGKTFVDCLKDQNIMPGIKVDKGLVPLPGSNNESWCQGLDGLASRCAEYYKQGARFAKWRTVVSIPCGPTALAVKEAAWGLARYAAIAQDNGLVPIVEPEILLDGDHGIERTLEVAEKVWSEVFFYLAENNVLFEGILLKPSMVTPGAEHKEKASPEAIAKNTLTMLRRRVPPAVPGIMFLSGGQSELEATMNLNAMNLSPNPWHVSFSYARALQNSVLKTWQGRPENIEAAQKALLVRAKANSLAQLGSYTGEGESDEAKKGMFQKGYTY encoded by the exons ATGGCGATGGTGACCGCGAAGCTGAGCTCCCCGGCCGCGAGCTGGCTCACCGGCGGCCGCACCCACCGATCCGCGCCGACCCGCCGCGCCACGCtggtccgcgccgccgccggctcctaCGCCGACGAGCTCGTCTCCACCGCG AAATCTGTTGCTTCCCCTGGGCGTGGGATCCTAGCGATTGATGAGTCGAATGCAACGTGCGGAAAGAGATTGGCATCCATTGGTTTGGACAACACAGAGGTTAATCGCCAGGCTTACAGGCAGCTTTTGCTTACAACTGCTGGTCTTGGCGAATATATTTCTGGTGCTATTCTTTTCGAGGAAACTCTATATCAATCGACTACAGATGGCAAGACATTTGTTGACTGCTTGAAGGACCAGAATATCATGCCTGGTATCAAGGTTGACAAG GGTCTGGTTCCACTTCCTGGGTCCAACAACGAATCCTGGTGTCAAGGTCTCGATGGTTTGGCTTCAAGGTGTGCTGAGTACTACAAGCAGGGGGCACGTTTTGCGAAGTG GCGGACTGTTGTTAGCATCCCTTGTGGTCCCACTGCATTAGCTGTCAAGGAAGCAGCATGGGGACTTGCTCGCTATGCTGCTATCGCTCAG GACAATGGTTTAGTGCCAATTGTGGAGCCAGAGATCCTTCTTGATGGTGACCACGGGATTGAGAGAACTCTTGAGGTTGCAGAGAAAGTGTGGTCTGAGGTCTTCTTCTACCTGGCCGAAAACAATGTTCTGTTTGAGGGTATCCTGCTGAAGCCCAGCATGGTCACCCCTGGAGCTGAACACAAGGAGAAGGCTTCCCCAGAAGCCATTGCGAAGAACACCCTTACAATGCTGAGGAGGAGAGTGCCACCTGCTGTCCCTGGAATCATG TTCCTTTCTGGCGGGCAGTCGGAGTTGGAGGCAACCATGAACCTGAACGCGATGAACCTATCCCCTAACCCGTGGCACGTGTCCTTCTCCTACGCCCGGGCTCTCCAGAACTCGGTGCTCAAGACATGGCAGGGACGCCCCGAGAACATTGAGGCGGCGCAGAAGGCCCTGCTGGTGCGCGCCAAGGCCAACTCGCTCGCGCAGCTCGGTAGCTACACGGGCGAGGGCGAGAGCGACGAGGCCAAGAAAGGCATGTTCCAGAAGGGCTACacctactaa